One Parcubacteria group bacterium DNA window includes the following coding sequences:
- a CDS encoding glutathione S-transferase N-terminal domain-containing protein, whose translation MQHKVEIYTTPTCKFCLATKELFQENNIEYTEHDVATDMERRQEMLTKSGQGGVPVIFIDGQMVIGFNEPKLRELLGI comes from the coding sequence ATGCAGCACAAGGTAGAGATTTACACGACCCCGACATGCAAGTTTTGTCTTGCGACCAAGGAACTTTTCCAGGAGAACAACATAGAGTACACGGAACACGATGTCGCAACTGATATGGAAAGGCGTCAGGAAATGCTTACAAAGAGCGGGCAGGGTGGTGTGCCAGTTATCTTCATTGATGGTCAAATGGTCATCGGTTTTAACGAGCCAAAGTTAAGAGAACTTCTCGGTATTTAG
- a CDS encoding Hsp20/alpha crystallin family protein, with protein MFKNKPSFFEKMSGLLNPDDAPREEVDVELEDEGTEEADEEDEEDDSEGELTVDMYQTPSEIIIQTMAAGVRPDDLDVNITRDMVTIKGKRERSRSASRDDYFFEELYWGSFSRTIVLPEEIEVEESEASFQNGLLTVRLPKIDKKKTQKLKVKPA; from the coding sequence ATGTTCAAAAACAAACCATCATTTTTCGAAAAGATGTCAGGCCTCCTAAATCCTGATGATGCTCCAAGAGAAGAGGTAGATGTTGAACTCGAAGACGAAGGTACAGAAGAGGCCGACGAGGAGGACGAAGAAGACGACTCCGAGGGCGAGCTTACGGTTGACATGTATCAGACACCGTCCGAGATCATTATCCAGACCATGGCGGCGGGGGTTAGGCCTGACGACTTGGACGTCAATATTACCCGGGACATGGTAACCATCAAAGGAAAGCGCGAGCGCTCACGGAGTGCATCCCGCGATGACTACTTCTTTGAGGAACTTTACTGGGGTTCATTCTCCCGCACCATCGTCCTCCCAGAGGAAATCGAGGTGGAGGAGTCGGAGGCGTCATTCCAAAACGGACTCCTCACTGTACGTCTCCCAAAGATTGATAAGAAGAAGACACAAAAACTTAAAGTGAAGCCGGCGTAA
- a CDS encoding PrsW family intramembrane metalloprotease, with the protein MDFSLTTFIWAFLGGLLPALLWLWFWLKEDGWHPEPGRLIFFAFIAGMIAVPVALVLEQFADNYFTRGFFLLLLWASIEELVKYFGAYFIAFRKACIDKSRCLDETIDPVIYMVTVALGFAALENTLFLLSPLAAGESLSGIVMGNLRFIGATVLHVVASASVGFAIGFAFYKSPWVKRLSLLFGLCTAAILHTAFNFSILLSEGGNLFLIFAIVWFSALVVVYLFERVKRIRSPRL; encoded by the coding sequence ATGGATTTTTCTTTAACTACATTCATTTGGGCATTCTTGGGAGGCCTTCTGCCAGCGCTCCTGTGGCTTTGGTTTTGGCTCAAGGAAGACGGATGGCACCCAGAACCGGGGCGGCTCATTTTCTTCGCATTCATCGCTGGTATGATAGCAGTGCCAGTCGCCCTTGTGCTCGAGCAATTTGCTGACAACTACTTCACCCGAGGCTTTTTTCTCCTTCTCTTGTGGGCATCAATCGAAGAACTTGTAAAATACTTCGGCGCCTACTTCATCGCCTTCCGTAAAGCGTGCATCGACAAGAGTCGGTGCCTCGACGAGACGATTGACCCGGTCATCTACATGGTTACTGTCGCGCTTGGTTTCGCGGCGCTCGAAAACACGCTTTTCTTGCTCTCCCCCCTTGCGGCAGGCGAGTCGCTTTCGGGAATCGTGATGGGGAATCTCCGCTTCATTGGGGCAACAGTGCTCCATGTCGTCGCAAGTGCCTCTGTCGGCTTCGCCATAGGCTTTGCGTTCTACAAATCGCCATGGGTGAAGCGCCTATCCCTTCTTTTTGGGTTATGCACAGCTGCCATTTTGCACACAGCCTTTAACTTCTCTATACTTCTTAGTGAGGGTGGTAATCTCTTCCTTATTTTTGCAATCGTGTGGTTCTCTGCACTCGTCGTCGTCTATCTCTTTGAACGAGTGAAGCGGATCAGAAGCCCACGTCTCTAA
- a CDS encoding valine--tRNA ligase, with protein sequence MADLPEKLTKPYQPNETEGAIYKRWEESGFFNPDNLPARHQEPYSTLMPPPNANGRLHAGHGLDIALKDAIIRFQRMRGKKTLYLPGSDHAGFETQMVFEKKLEKEGRSRHDLSPQQLYEEIMAFTLENKAYMEDDVRKLGASCDWSRNTFMLDPKVVARTQETFIKMYEDGLIYRGERIIHWNPKHQTSLSDVETEFIEQEDPFYFLQYGPFVIATVRPETKFGDKYVVMHPNDARYKEYKHGQTFELEWINGPITATVIKDESIDMEFGSGVMTITPWHSQTDFDIAERHGLEKEQIIDFSGKLLPSAGDFAGLHWKKARPLIIEKLKSKGLLVKVDEHYKHTVRIDSRTNVPIEPQIRAQWFVKMKPLTEMVIKAVEEENKIAFLPDHQKKVLLHWMHNTIDWNISRQIVWGIPIPAWFHASVCIPRPGHEEDVSKCESIVVSMTKPECEFCDAEYAPDPDTFDTWFSSGQWPLTTLGYPNGADFKAFYPTDLMETGSDLVFKWVPRMIMFGLYLGKDIPFKTVYFHGMVTDNKGKKMSKSKGNVISPVEMSEKYGADAFRMALTVGNTPGGTVALSEDKIRGYKHFANKAWNITRFVFSSGPGSSVSKEAISASEDEKLLQEFNATAQEVTDNFETYQLHLASEKIYHYIWHTFADKIIEESKPILLGADVGAKRSREALLLHLWVGCLKLLHPFMPFITEEIWSLLPEKERDEELLMISKWPV encoded by the coding sequence ATGGCGGATTTGCCCGAAAAACTGACGAAGCCCTATCAGCCGAACGAAACCGAAGGGGCTATCTACAAGCGCTGGGAAGAAAGCGGTTTTTTCAACCCTGACAATCTACCAGCACGACACCAAGAACCCTACTCCACCCTGATGCCACCACCCAACGCGAATGGCCGTCTACATGCAGGCCATGGCCTTGATATTGCTCTCAAAGACGCAATCATCCGCTTCCAAAGAATGCGCGGCAAGAAAACGCTCTATCTCCCCGGCTCTGACCATGCCGGTTTTGAAACACAGATGGTATTTGAGAAAAAGCTCGAAAAAGAGGGCCGCTCTCGCCACGACCTTTCGCCACAGCAACTTTACGAAGAGATCATGGCCTTTACGCTTGAAAACAAGGCGTACATGGAAGATGACGTGAGGAAGCTCGGCGCCTCGTGCGACTGGTCACGCAACACGTTCATGCTCGACCCGAAGGTTGTTGCACGCACGCAAGAGACCTTTATCAAAATGTACGAAGATGGCCTCATCTACCGCGGTGAGCGCATCATTCACTGGAACCCAAAGCACCAGACATCGCTCTCTGATGTTGAGACGGAGTTCATAGAACAGGAGGACCCCTTCTACTTCCTCCAATACGGCCCCTTTGTTATTGCGACCGTGCGCCCCGAGACAAAGTTTGGTGACAAATACGTCGTTATGCACCCCAACGACGCACGGTATAAAGAATACAAACACGGGCAAACGTTCGAACTTGAGTGGATCAATGGCCCGATCACCGCGACCGTGATTAAGGATGAATCAATCGATATGGAGTTCGGTTCTGGGGTCATGACCATCACCCCGTGGCACTCCCAGACCGACTTTGATATTGCCGAACGCCATGGACTGGAGAAGGAGCAAATTATCGACTTCAGCGGTAAGCTTCTTCCGAGCGCCGGAGACTTTGCTGGTTTGCATTGGAAAAAAGCACGACCGCTCATTATCGAAAAACTGAAGAGCAAGGGTCTCCTTGTGAAAGTAGACGAGCATTACAAGCACACAGTGCGCATCGACAGCAGGACTAACGTACCCATTGAACCGCAAATCAGAGCGCAGTGGTTTGTAAAGATGAAACCACTCACAGAAATGGTCATCAAGGCGGTAGAAGAAGAAAATAAAATAGCGTTTCTGCCCGATCACCAAAAGAAAGTGCTCCTCCACTGGATGCACAACACTATCGATTGGAACATCTCGCGGCAAATCGTGTGGGGCATTCCCATCCCAGCGTGGTTCCACGCTTCTGTCTGCATTCCTCGCCCTGGGCATGAAGAGGACGTAAGTAAATGCGAGAGTATTGTGGTCTCTATGACAAAACCTGAGTGCGAGTTTTGCGATGCGGAATATGCACCAGACCCCGACACCTTCGACACGTGGTTTTCGTCTGGCCAATGGCCACTTACAACGCTTGGCTATCCTAACGGGGCTGACTTTAAGGCCTTCTACCCAACCGACCTCATGGAAACCGGCTCGGACCTCGTCTTTAAGTGGGTGCCACGCATGATCATGTTTGGCCTCTACTTGGGCAAGGACATCCCCTTCAAGACGGTCTACTTCCACGGTATGGTGACTGACAACAAGGGCAAAAAGATGTCGAAGAGCAAAGGGAATGTCATTAGCCCCGTCGAGATGTCCGAAAAATACGGCGCAGACGCCTTTCGCATGGCTTTAACTGTGGGAAACACCCCGGGTGGCACGGTTGCGCTCTCAGAAGATAAGATACGAGGATATAAACACTTCGCCAACAAAGCATGGAATATTACCCGCTTTGTGTTTTCGAGTGGTCCAGGTTCGTCGGTGTCAAAAGAGGCGATCTCCGCATCCGAAGACGAAAAGCTACTGCAGGAGTTCAACGCAACCGCACAAGAGGTAACGGACAATTTTGAAACGTATCAGCTGCACCTTGCTTCGGAAAAGATTTACCACTATATCTGGCACACATTTGCTGATAAAATAATAGAAGAGAGTAAACCAATACTCTTAGGCGCCGACGTTGGGGCGAAGCGCTCACGTGAAGCCCTCTTGCTCCACCTCTGGGTAGGGTGCCTCAAACTTCTTCACCCTTTCATGCCATTCATAACGGAAGAGATCTGGTCTCTCCTCCCCGAGAAGGAGAGAGACGAGGAACTCCTTATGATATCGAAGTGGCCCGTCTAG
- the tsaD gene encoding tRNA (adenosine(37)-N6)-threonylcarbamoyltransferase complex transferase subunit TsaD, translating into MRILAIETSCDETAISIIEADEFKPGALIRVLSNVVLSQVAKHAEYGGVFPSLAVREHSKSLVPVLKKSLEEAGMLHLEPNAQNSPSTSLRIPRNSRDKFEILNSILEREQILREQFLAFVPGVRKPDIDAVAVTSGPGLEPTLWVGINFAKALATIWDLPIIPVNHMEGHLLSALLEKGVEKNFEFRISNLEFPALALLISGGHTELVLIHDWLKYEIVGQTKDDAVGEAFDKAARMMGLPYPGGPAISRLAKSYTPKAKSISLPRPMIDSGDFNFSFSGLKTAVLYRLKEFPEITEELRCEMSHEFEEAATEVLVKKTLAAAEHYGTKTILVGGGVSANDRIKEVLIEESAIQNPEVRVLYAPRELTGDNALMIAVAAWVRHSLTGEKAIQPLDSISANGNIRLS; encoded by the coding sequence ATGCGCATTCTTGCAATCGAGACGTCGTGTGACGAAACGGCAATAAGCATTATAGAAGCGGACGAATTCAAACCCGGTGCCCTCATCCGGGTCCTTTCTAATGTCGTGCTCTCGCAGGTAGCAAAACATGCGGAATATGGCGGTGTCTTCCCCTCCCTCGCCGTGCGTGAGCACAGCAAGAGCTTGGTACCTGTTTTGAAGAAATCTCTAGAAGAGGCTGGTATGCTACATCTGGAGCCGAACGCGCAAAATTCTCCTTCGACTTCGCTCAGGATCCCGAGGAACTCGAGGGATAAATTCGAAATTCTAAATTCCATTTTGGAACGCGAACAAATCTTACGAGAACAGTTTTTGGCCTTTGTCCCGGGAGTGAGGAAGCCCGACATTGATGCCGTTGCAGTAACCTCCGGACCCGGACTTGAGCCGACACTTTGGGTCGGCATCAACTTTGCCAAGGCCCTGGCAACCATTTGGGATCTCCCAATCATCCCCGTTAATCACATGGAAGGACACCTGCTCTCCGCACTTTTAGAAAAAGGGGTGGAGAAGAATTTTGAATTTAGAATTTCGAATTTAGAATTTCCCGCATTGGCCCTACTTATATCGGGTGGACATACCGAGCTCGTCCTCATACACGATTGGCTCAAATACGAAATCGTTGGGCAAACGAAAGATGATGCTGTTGGTGAGGCTTTCGACAAGGCCGCGCGCATGATGGGGCTCCCCTATCCCGGCGGCCCTGCGATCTCGCGGTTAGCCAAAAGCTATACGCCAAAAGCTAAAAGTATTTCTTTGCCTCGACCAATGATTGATTCCGGTGATTTCAACTTCTCTTTTTCTGGGTTGAAGACAGCAGTGCTGTATCGTCTTAAGGAATTTCCAGAGATAACAGAAGAACTGAGGTGCGAAATGTCCCATGAGTTTGAGGAGGCGGCGACTGAAGTGTTGGTCAAGAAGACACTTGCCGCAGCCGAGCACTATGGCACAAAAACCATCCTCGTCGGTGGAGGTGTCTCGGCTAATGACCGAATCAAGGAAGTGCTCATCGAAGAATCGGCGATACAAAACCCTGAAGTACGCGTCCTCTATGCTCCGCGCGAATTGACTGGTGACAACGCCCTCATGATTGCTGTGGCCGCATGGGTCAGGCACTCACTTACGGGAGAAAAAGCAATCCAACCCCTAGACTCCATCAGCGCAAACGGCAACATCCGTCTCTCGTAA
- a CDS encoding elongation factor P produces the protein MSVLSYSEIEPKKIILFNGDPYEVVSSHVFNMQMRRPVNQTKLRNLKNGKVIENTFRQSETVKEAELEYQNITFIYHNRGEYWFCEEGNPKNRFKLDRELIGSRADYLKANTPIEAMKFDEKVIGIKIPPKMELKVVEAPPSMRGNTAQGGNKKVTLETGAVVSTPLFININDVIAVNTETGEYMERINKA, from the coding sequence ATGTCCGTCCTGTCCTACAGCGAAATAGAGCCTAAGAAAATCATCCTTTTTAATGGGGATCCCTACGAGGTCGTGAGTTCTCACGTTTTCAACATGCAAATGCGCCGGCCGGTGAACCAGACAAAACTCCGAAACCTCAAAAATGGAAAGGTGATCGAAAACACCTTCCGCCAGAGCGAGACCGTCAAAGAAGCAGAGCTCGAATATCAGAACATCACATTCATTTATCACAACCGTGGCGAGTACTGGTTTTGCGAGGAGGGAAATCCCAAAAATCGCTTCAAGTTGGATCGGGAACTCATTGGTTCTAGGGCAGACTATCTCAAAGCAAACACGCCGATTGAGGCAATGAAATTCGATGAGAAGGTCATTGGCATCAAAATCCCACCCAAGATGGAGCTCAAGGTGGTTGAAGCTCCCCCATCAATGCGCGGCAACACCGCCCAAGGTGGTAACAAGAAGGTAACGCTCGAGACGGGCGCCGTAGTCTCAACTCCCCTCTTCATTAATATAAATGACGTCATAGCGGTTAATACCGAAACCGGAGAATACATGGAACGCATAAACAAAGCATAA
- a CDS encoding RNA methyltransferase, whose translation MKIRNKNAILELLKEDVAFDKISVVEGLDQDEMTKEILSVASKRGVSIETKPLSSMARRRTGSTHEVIVGFLSPIHIWKFDELLENLYQSNRTPFFLLINKVEFASNVGIIARTAFAAGVTGLIFQGDEHQFLNEDTVHFSTGAIARVPLVKMGVFEAMEQLQKNGIPTYALHMGGVEYSSEDLRGPAAFVLGAEGEGLSDTVLKRCDKKLSIPMREGIDSLNVGTSAAILLFEKVRQEGGDFLGKQ comes from the coding sequence ATGAAAATACGGAACAAAAACGCTATACTCGAACTGCTCAAAGAGGATGTTGCTTTCGATAAGATATCGGTTGTTGAGGGCCTCGACCAAGACGAGATGACCAAGGAGATACTCTCCGTTGCTAGTAAGCGGGGGGTGTCCATCGAGACAAAACCACTGAGCAGCATGGCGCGAAGGCGGACAGGAAGCACCCACGAGGTCATTGTCGGATTCTTGAGCCCCATACATATCTGGAAGTTCGATGAACTCCTCGAGAATCTCTATCAGAGCAATCGAACACCCTTTTTTCTTCTCATCAACAAAGTCGAGTTCGCCAGCAACGTCGGCATCATTGCTCGCACGGCATTTGCCGCAGGTGTTACCGGGCTCATATTCCAAGGAGACGAGCACCAGTTTCTGAATGAAGACACGGTACACTTCTCAACAGGCGCCATTGCGCGCGTTCCTCTCGTTAAGATGGGCGTGTTTGAGGCGATGGAGCAGTTGCAGAAGAACGGCATACCCACATATGCACTGCATATGGGAGGGGTGGAATATTCAAGTGAGGACCTCAGGGGCCCTGCGGCGTTTGTGCTTGGTGCGGAGGGGGAGGGGCTATCGGACACTGTTTTAAAACGTTGCGACAAGAAACTATCTATCCCGATGCGCGAGGGTATCGATTCACTTAATGTAGGCACGAGTGCGGCAATCCTCCTCTTCGAAAAAGTGCGGCAAGAAGGAGGTGATTTCTTGGGGAAACAATAA
- the ftsZ gene encoding cell division protein FtsZ: MPKVEPEVEAFARINVIGVGGAGGNAVNHMINSRVRGVEFVAMNTDGQDLHKSQAKKKVHMGKNLTKGLGAGMNPDIGKRAAEETKAEIQDALKGADMVFIAAGMGGGTGTGAAPIVARTAKENGALTVAVVTRPFFFEGTQRAKIAQQGLEELRNEVDALIVIPNDRLLSIVKKEVTAQTAFAMSDEILRQAVEGISDLITTTGIINVDFADIKAVMANAGSALMGIGHSGGEKRAEEAARMAINSPLLDLSINGAKGVLFAIAGGADMTMHEIQEAAKIVTESIDKDAKVIFGAINDTRLDKGTVKVTVIATGFPDVPVAHQLFDSNRKERDEERKPKTAADVIEAFNNGNMTSNIPNGSKQPQPLQRKNGVNGVEEGEEDWNAAIPAFLRRKK; the protein is encoded by the coding sequence ATGCCTAAAGTTGAACCAGAAGTAGAAGCATTCGCACGGATAAACGTCATTGGCGTCGGAGGTGCCGGCGGTAATGCGGTAAACCACATGATCAACTCGCGCGTCCGCGGTGTTGAGTTTGTTGCAATGAATACTGACGGTCAGGATCTCCACAAATCCCAGGCAAAGAAAAAAGTGCACATGGGCAAGAACCTCACCAAGGGATTGGGAGCAGGGATGAACCCGGATATTGGCAAGCGTGCCGCGGAGGAAACAAAGGCTGAGATTCAAGACGCACTCAAGGGTGCTGACATGGTCTTCATAGCGGCAGGTATGGGTGGCGGCACCGGAACTGGCGCGGCCCCTATCGTCGCGCGCACCGCAAAAGAAAACGGCGCACTCACCGTTGCGGTGGTTACACGCCCATTCTTCTTCGAAGGAACACAGCGAGCAAAGATAGCGCAGCAGGGATTGGAAGAACTTCGAAACGAAGTTGACGCCCTTATCGTCATCCCCAACGACCGCTTGCTCTCCATCGTCAAAAAAGAAGTAACCGCCCAGACAGCATTTGCCATGTCCGATGAGATTTTACGCCAAGCGGTAGAAGGCATCTCGGACCTCATTACGACAACAGGTATCATCAACGTGGACTTTGCAGACATCAAGGCGGTTATGGCTAACGCAGGCTCGGCGCTCATGGGTATCGGACACTCCGGTGGCGAGAAGCGCGCGGAAGAAGCCGCGAGAATGGCCATCAACTCTCCCCTCCTTGACCTCTCGATTAATGGCGCCAAGGGAGTTCTCTTCGCAATCGCAGGTGGTGCAGACATGACCATGCACGAGATCCAAGAAGCGGCAAAGATCGTGACCGAATCCATCGACAAGGACGCAAAGGTTATCTTTGGTGCAATCAACGATACTCGCCTCGACAAGGGCACCGTCAAAGTCACTGTTATCGCAACGGGTTTCCCCGACGTGCCCGTCGCACACCAACTTTTTGACAGTAACCGTAAAGAACGCGACGAGGAGAGAAAACCAAAGACCGCCGCAGATGTCATCGAGGCATTCAACAACGGCAACATGACGAGCAACATTCCAAACGGCTCAAAGCAACCGCAACCCCTACAGCGCAAGAACGGAGTAAATGGAGTTGAAGAGGGTGAAGAAGACTGGAACGCCGCAATACCAGCATTCCTCCGTAGGAAGAAGTAG
- the ftsA gene encoding cell division protein FtsA has product MARNLSVGIDIGSHTTRVAVLEHGDKDSGFSVVARGKAESRGIRHGYVVNEEEATQSLKQAIRRAQKQGDTPLRHALVAIGGLSLESVTGTASIMISRIDGEITEADVSRVVEVCEESLKLANKSVLHRIPLGFRLDNKEVLGRPIGMRGVKLEARVVFVVALEQHLSDLIRIVENAGIEVDDVVAAPIAASLVTLTKAQRTAGCVLANIGAETVSIAVFENDRLISLEVFPIGSTDITNDIALGLKIPLEEAEEVKNGERSASDYPKKKLDEIIGARLNDIFELIENHLKKLGKNELLPAGIILTGAGAGIAGIEDLAKSALRLPARVVAPRTFTDTKKEALEAEWAVAVGLCVLGFEPSFQSDLFSTSRFEAQSLFRTFRAWLRQFYP; this is encoded by the coding sequence GTGGCTCGCAACCTTTCTGTCGGCATTGATATCGGAAGCCACACAACACGTGTGGCTGTTCTCGAACATGGAGATAAAGACTCCGGATTTTCTGTCGTGGCAAGGGGCAAGGCCGAATCGCGCGGTATACGTCATGGCTATGTTGTAAACGAAGAAGAAGCGACACAGAGTCTGAAACAGGCTATCCGTCGCGCACAAAAACAAGGAGACACACCCTTGAGGCATGCGCTCGTCGCGATCGGTGGATTGAGCCTTGAGTCGGTTACGGGAACTGCCTCAATTATGATCTCCCGTATCGATGGGGAGATCACTGAAGCTGACGTAAGTCGTGTCGTCGAGGTATGCGAAGAGAGCCTCAAGCTCGCGAACAAAAGTGTTCTCCACCGAATCCCGCTCGGGTTCAGACTGGACAACAAAGAAGTGCTTGGGCGACCAATCGGGATGCGTGGGGTAAAACTCGAAGCTCGTGTGGTCTTTGTGGTCGCGCTAGAACAACACCTCTCTGACCTCATTCGCATTGTAGAAAATGCTGGGATTGAAGTTGACGACGTCGTAGCCGCGCCCATTGCCGCAAGTTTGGTCACACTCACCAAAGCTCAACGCACGGCTGGCTGTGTGCTCGCAAATATCGGGGCAGAAACTGTTTCAATCGCTGTATTCGAGAACGACCGCCTTATATCTCTCGAGGTGTTCCCCATCGGTTCGACGGACATCACAAATGACATTGCGCTCGGACTCAAAATCCCCCTTGAAGAAGCAGAGGAGGTAAAAAACGGGGAGCGCTCCGCCTCTGACTACCCCAAAAAGAAACTCGACGAGATTATTGGGGCGCGCTTGAACGATATTTTTGAACTGATTGAGAACCATCTGAAGAAACTCGGGAAGAACGAGCTCCTCCCAGCAGGTATCATTCTCACCGGGGCCGGGGCCGGCATCGCTGGTATCGAAGATCTTGCCAAATCGGCTCTCCGACTCCCTGCACGAGTCGTGGCCCCGCGCACGTTTACCGATACAAAGAAAGAAGCACTCGAGGCAGAGTGGGCCGTGGCAGTTGGGTTGTGCGTGCTTGGTTTTGAGCCATCATTCCAAAGTGATCTCTTTAGCACATCCCGCTTTGAAGCGCAGAGCCTCTTCCGGACCTTCCGAGCGTGGTTGCGACAATTCTACCCATAA
- the ybeY gene encoding rRNA maturation RNase YbeY: MEKTFSITNATKGRLPRLPFSEMKKAVLGASYTLSLVFINDTSAQRFNQVYRKKSTPANVLAFPLADDEGEICINTSRAKREAPEYGLTYRNHLAFLFIHGLLHLKGERHGSTMEKEERKYMRRFGLM; the protein is encoded by the coding sequence ATGGAAAAGACGTTCTCCATTACCAACGCGACAAAGGGCAGGTTACCACGCCTGCCTTTTTCGGAGATGAAAAAGGCAGTTCTCGGTGCTTCGTACACCCTAAGCCTGGTCTTCATCAATGACACGAGCGCCCAGAGGTTCAACCAGGTGTACAGAAAGAAAAGTACGCCGGCAAATGTGCTCGCATTCCCCCTTGCAGATGACGAGGGAGAGATATGTATCAATACCAGTCGGGCAAAGAGAGAAGCCCCCGAGTATGGCCTCACTTACAGAAACCACCTCGCCTTTCTGTTTATCCACGGCCTCCTTCATTTGAAAGGAGAGAGACACGGTAGTACAATGGAAAAAGAGGAACGTAAATACATGCGCCGTTTTGGTCTCATGTAA